Proteins found in one Lycium ferocissimum isolate CSIRO_LF1 chromosome 6, AGI_CSIRO_Lferr_CH_V1, whole genome shotgun sequence genomic segment:
- the LOC132060716 gene encoding uncharacterized protein LOC132060716: protein MARRILEENKELSNRCHVQWNGVHGFEIRDGGFTFVVHLDKKYCDCRLWMLRGVPCPHAVCAYYYLNLDPDAHVEHWYRKETFLKAYSHFIQPITNMRMWPKTTNPSIEPLVPRKMSGRPKKKRMKDKDEPKKYGKLSKKGVKMTCSLCKQVGHNKTACGRRHGMGGPSQPIPSTERQGSQSQPTQSSSVCSDTSYVPRDAQTVAPTPASRTKSPAYPTASSAYATTQSSSICGDTRAVPVAPQKRAQVGAGRGRGRKKFTNARGVPFVSAREDSSSSQLPPLSGHKRAYTTAGFAAATGNKSRPTTGFGVYSNPVTGAQVFNPGTTSERVLHGATNLKSASPTNIDIGYKARGLKWQGKDAMTTSQLSRLRANKRNQKAASEATRSSAEGSSNK from the exons ATGGCAAGAAGAATATTGGAAGAGAACAAGGAGTTGTCTAATAGGTGTCATGTTCAATGGAATGGGGTTCATGGTTTTGAAATTAGAGATGGTGGGTTCACATTTGTTGTCCACTTGGATAAGAAATATTGTGACTGTAGGCTGTGGATGTTAAGGGGTGTTCCTTGCCCTCATGCTGTTTGTGCTTATTATTACTTGAATCTAGATCCTGATGCACATGTAGAGCATTGGTATAGGAAGGAAACATTTCTTAAGGCTTATAGTCACTTCATCCAACCTATTACCAAtatgaggatgtggcctaagaCTACAAACCCATCAATAGAGCCTTTAGTGCCAAGAAAAATGTCTGGGAgaccaaagaagaaaagaatgaaggaTAAAGATGAGCCAAAGAAATATGGAAAGTTGTCAAAGAAGGGTGTGAAGATGACTTGTTCATTGTGCAAACAAGTTGGCCATAACAAGACTGCCTGTGGAAGAAGA CATGGAATGGGTGGTCCTTCTCAACCAATACCCTCAACTGAAAGGCAAGGAAGTCAATCTCAACCAACTCAATCCAGCTCTGTTTGTAGTGACACAAGTTATGTGCCAAGAGATGCCCAAACTGTTGCTCCAACACCAGCA TCTAGAACGAAGAGTCCTGCATATCCAACTGCTAGTTCAGCTTATGCAACTACACAATCAAGCTCAATTTGTGGTGACACAAGGGCTGTGCCAGTAGCTCCACAAAAGAGGGCTCAAGTTGGAGCTGGCAGGGGAAGGGGCagaaaaaaattcacaaatgCAAGAGGGGTACCATTTGTGAGTGCAAGAGAAGACTCTTCTTCAAGTCAATTGCCACCATTATCAGGCCACAAAAGGGCATATACTACTGCTGGTTTTGCTGCAGCTACTGGAAATAAAAGTAGGCCTACAACTGGTTTTGGTGTATACTCTAATCCTGTTACTGGAGCACAAGTCTTTAAT CCTGGTACAACAAGTGAGAGGGTTCTACATGGTGCAACAAACTTGAAGAGTGCTTCACCAacaaatattgatattggttatAAAGCTCGTGGACTGAAATGGCAAGGAAAAGATGCAATGACCACATCACAACTATCCCGATTGAGAGCCAACAAGAGAAACCAAAAGGCTGCATCAGAAGCAACCAGATCTTCAGCAGAAGGAAGCTCCAACAAGTAG